The Terriglobia bacterium DNA segment TCATGGAGCTGCTGCACGGCTGTTCGCTGCGCGAGGAAATCCAGCGCGCAGGACGCCTGCCCGCCGAGCGGGTGCTTGGGCTTTTTGGCGGCGTCTGCGCTGCTGTGGAAGCCGGTCATCGACGCCGGCTGATCCACCGCGACTTGAAACCGGAGAACATTTTCCTGGCGCGTAGCGACGATGGCGAGGTCGCGAAAATCCTCGATTTCGGCTTGGTTAGGACCGTCACCGAAGACACCCAGGTCACGCGCGAGACTGGAGCGGGCATGGTCATAGGCACACTCCCCTACATGGGCCCCGAGCAAATGCGGGGCTGCGTTCCCACTCCGGCCTTTGACCTGTGGGCGCTGACCGTCGTGATCTACGAGTCGCTGACGGGGCAATTGCCGTTTCCCATAGGGGATTCACCGCAATGGCAGGCGTTGCTTGGCGGACGCTTTACGCCCGTGGCGACTCACCTGCCGGGAGCGCCAGGGTCTTGGCAGGAATTTTTCACGCGCAGCTTGGCGCCGGAACCAGAGCGGCGTCCGCAATCGGCGACAGCGTTGTTCACGGAGTTGGAGCGCGCGCTAGCGGGGCGGGCGACGGCCTTGAGTGTGAAATAGACTTTCGGCGCCGCCACGCTGACTCGCCTAATCACGAGAGCAGGTGCGGCAACTTCCAAATGGAATCTCCCAAAGATTTTATGAGACTGGGTGTAGCGAGGTGTTTCCCGCTCACCACTCACAACTCAGACCTCACCAGCGATAACTGATAAAATCGGATTCCCGATGGCCTACCAGGTCCTGGCACGCAAATACCGGCCGCAGCGCTTCTCCGACGTGATCGGGCAGGAGCACGTCACGCGCACCCTGAAGAACGCCATCGAGCGGGGGCGGATTGCACACGGATACATTTTCAGCGGGCATCGCGGGATCGGCAAAACCACGGTGGCGCGAATCCTGGCGATGGCGCTGAATTGCCGCTCGGCAGACCACCCGGTGGCGGAGCCGTGCGGGGTGTGCGAGTCGTGCACCGAGATTCGCGCCGGGAATGCCGTGGACGTCATCGAGATTGACGCCGCCACCAACCGCGGGATTGACGAGATTCGCGAGCTGCGCGAGGCAGCGCGCTATCGCCCGGCCCGCGACCGGTTCAAGATCTGGATCCTCGATGAAGCGCACCAGATTACCGACGCCGCGTTCAACGCGTTGCTGAAAACGCTGGAAGAGCCCCCCAGCCACGTCATTTTCATGTTGGCGACCACGCAGCCGGAGGACATTCCGCAAACCATCCGCTCGCGCTGTCAGCACTTCAGCTTTCACGCCGTGCGCTTTGACGAGATCGTGAAGCAGTTGCGCGACATCGCCTCGCTGGAGCGGGTCTCCGCCGACGACAACGCCCTCGCCATGCTGGCCGAGGCCGGCGACGGCTCCATGCGCGACGCGCTCTCCATCATGGACCAAGCGATTGCCTGCTGCGGCGAGCGGCTGACCGCGGACATGGTGCGGCAGTTGGTGGGCGCGGTGCCGTCGGAAATCCTGGAAAGACTGATGAACGCGGTCGCGGGGAATTCCGCCGAGGATGTGCTGCAGCAAGTGGACCGGCTGCTCACGGAGGGTCACAACCCAGCGCACTTCGCGCGCCAGATGGCGCGCTTTCTGCGCAATGCGATGGTGGCGAAGGTGGCGGGAACCGAGTCGCCACTGCTGCAGATTTCAGCGGACGAGCGGGCGCGGGTTGGGCGCGTGGCCGAGCAGTTCAGCGAAGAAGACCTGGCCCGCTTTCTACAGATCATGCTGCGGACGCACAGTGAGCTGGGATACAAGCAGGAGCAACGTTTTCATCTCGAGTTGGGATTGCTGAAGTTGGTGCACGCCCAGCGGCTGTTGCCGTTGGAGCAGATCTTGAGCGAAGCGCAGCCCACGCCAACTGTTGTGCGGGCCTCTGACCCGCGTACCCGGATCGGAGACGCGGGCCGCGCCGGAACTAGTCGCGCCGGTTCAGGTTCAGCCGGCACGTCCCAGCCGTCGCCGTTCGAGATCGATCGGGCGAGGAAGAGTGCGGCATCGCCCGAATGGGATCCGCCGCGGACGCCAAAGTCACAGACTAGTGGCGCGCCGGATGGAACTTCCACGGTTCGCGGCGGCGGACATGCGGTGGAGTACCAGGCGGCGACTGCCGAACCGGCGGTAGCGGTGGAGAGCGCGCCGGAGTCGTTGGAAGAGGTTTCCGCTGAGGTGGTGCGCAAGGCAGTCCTGAGCGCGCTGGAGAACGCCGACTTTCGGGCACTGGGGTCCAGCATCCTTGAGCCTGGTACCTATACTCTGGAGGGCGCTACGCTGGTGTTCAAAGTGTCGGTCACGCAGACGGTGGCGGACATGTCGATGAACGCCGAGGCCCAGCGCGTGGCGAACCAAGCGGCCAGCAGCGCCGCGGGGCGTCCGATCAAAGTGAAAGTGGTGGGTGGTGCGGCCACCAATGGCGGAACGCGACCGGCGCCTCGTCCGACGAATGGTCCGGGAGCGCGCCGCCGCGCCGCCGATGATCCCGTGGTGCGGCGCATGCAGGAGAAGTTCAGCGCGCAGATACGTACGGTCATTGATCATCGGGAGAGGAAGTAACGAGTTGCGAGTTCCGAGTCGCGCGCGTCGTAAACTGGAACAGCAACGGCGTTAACTCAGAAGCGAAACTCGCAACTCATAACTCACACTCATAACTCGGAACTCATATGGTCGGATTCAATCCAAAACAGCTTCAGGAATTAATGTCGCAGGCCAAGCGGCAGTACGACGACCTGCAACGCAAGATGCAGGAGATCGTAGTCGATGCCTCCTCCGGCGGCGGCTCGGTGACGGTGAAGATGAACGGGCAGAAGCACGTGATCTCCATCACCATTGACCCGGAGACGGTGAAGTCCGGCGACGTCGAGATGCTCCAAGACCTGGTGACCGCCGCGGTCAACGCCGCCGCACACAAGGTGGACGAGCAAATGCAGTCCACGGTCGGCGGCATGCTCGGTGGGATGGGAATGCCGTTTTAATTTGCTAATCTGGTAATCGGGTAATTGGATGATTTCTCGAGTGCGCGGATAAGCTTGAATTCCGGGTCTGCACTCGAAGTACCGAAGCGCCTGAATTACCAAATTACAAAGTCACGAAATTACTAAATGACCAAGTTTGCCGAGCCGATGGCTCGACTAATTGACGAGTTGATGAAGCTGCCGGGCATCGGCGCCAAGAGCGCGCAGCGGCTGGCGTTTCACATCCTGCGCTCCAGTGACGACGACGCAGAGGCCTTGGCTGGCGCGGTGCGCGACATCAAGGCCCGGCTGCGGCTGTGTTCGGTGTGCAACAACATTACCGACGTCGATCCCTGCTCCTATTGCAGCAGTGCCACGCGCAACCAGCGCCTGGTGTGCGTGGTCGAGGAGCCCACCAATATCGCCGCCATCGAAAAGACACGGCAGTACAACGGCGTCTACCACGTCCTGCACGGATCCGTCTCTCCGCTGCACGGGGTAGGGCCGGAGCACCTGCGCATCTCCAACCTGGTGCGGCGGATTGATGCCGGCGAGGTGGACGAGGTCATCCTGGCGACCAACCCCACGGTTGAAGGCGAGGCCACGGCGGTTTACCTGTCGCAGCAGATCAAACGGCCTGGAGTGCGGGTCACGCGCATCGCCACCGGCATTCCCGCTGGCAGCGACATCGAATACGCCGACGAGGTCACCATGCTGAAGTCCCTCGAGGGGCGACGGGAAATCTGAGAGGCAGGCTTCAGGCGGGTAGTCGCCGGACTTCAGGCGTCAGGAATGTAATCCTCACAAATGACCAAGATCCTTCCGCGCGCTGTGCAAAACATGTGACATTTAGTTGCATTGCGGGGACAGCTTGTCGATCTTGCGAATGACTCCCGTCCCTGTTTTCATTTACTTACGAGCCATGCCATAGGCGATTCATCAATCTTGTACTGGCACGCCGCGTGCACGTACCAAGGCATCATATCCCGCTCCGAGCCGGGGCGGGCAACAGTTTCTTAACGGGAATGGCGGGTCACCCAAACCGCGACCTTACTTGCTCGCCGTCCCTGCCGCCGCGGTTGTAAACGCAACCTCGGCGGTCAAGAAGAAAGGCCGGGCGAACCAGCCCGGTTTTTCTTTTTGGGCCCGGCAGTTCTTCCGTTTCTCGGGAGTGATCTGGTTAGCCGCGCAGCTTCGCCAGCAAGTCCTGCGGGTGTACGGGCTTGGCGAGGATCTCGAATTCGTGACCTTGCAAACGGGCGCTCTCCAGCAAATCCGCGGTGGCGGCCTGTCCCGAAAACAGCAGGATTTTGCAAGCGGGGAGAAATTTGCGGATGTTGATGGCCGCCTCAATGCCATTCATGTCAGGCATGATGACGTCGCTGATGATGAGATCGGGCTTAACCCTGCGGGCGCGCTCTACCGCCGCCGTCCCGGTATAGACCGCCGACGCGTCGAAACCATGTTGGTTGAGGATGATGGCCAGTGTGTCGGCGATGACGTGCTCGTCATCTACCACCAGCACCTTAGGCTTGCCCTTCGTACCCGTCATCCGAGACGTTGCCTCTCTGTAGGATACACGCTCCCGGCCCATACGATAGTCGGGCGCCGCAGCTAGTGCAAATTTCAATTATAGCAATCGCTCGGCAGCGGCCGGCGATCAGGAATCGGCAACTCTGCCACCGGCCGGATGACTGCGCCCAAACGACTACTCGGTCGCGGAACGGGTTGCAAGGTCGCGGCGAACGAAGTAGGCTTCTGGCAACTCCGGTCGGGTGTCCGGAGGGTCCTCGGTGTCCCACGCCTCAGGGAGCAGATACCATGTCCTCGATGCCGGCCACGTTCCTCGCCACTGACGGCGCCACCGCCCCGGCGCTGCTTTACGTCGAAGGCGCTGAGCAGCGCAACATCCGCATGGAGCGGCTGCCGTTCACCATCGGGCGCAAGACCGACAAGGATCTGGTGATCCCGGACTCGCGGGTATCGCGCGACCACGCGCAGATCATCTGTGAGGACGGCGAGTATTACGTCGTGGACCAGAACAGCCGGCACGGGACGTTCGTCAACGGCATCCGCTGCGAGCGTCATAAGCTGACACGCAACGACCGCATCGACTTCGGGGCGCGGGACGGCGCTTATGTGGTCTTCGACCCCGACCGCCCGCACACCAGCTCGGCCGCCGAATTTCTCAGCCAGATTTCCATGATGCCGGGCTCCACCGGCAGTTCCGACCTGGAAAAACTGCGGCTCTTCCTGGAAGCGGCGCGCAAACTCAACACCACCGGCGTGCTCTCCGACGTGCTGATGACGCTGCTGGACTCCACCCTGAAGCTGACCAAAGCGGAGCGCGGCTATGTCTTCCTGCGCGGCGCCGACGGCGACCTGCGATTGACTGCCGGACGCAATGCCAAGGGTGAAGCGCTGATGGACGACAGCACGATTTCCCGGTCCATCCTGGAGGAGGCGGCCAATACGGCCTCCGAGTTCATGGTGAGCGATACCAGTTCGTCCTCCGATCTGGCGGGACGCAACAGCATCATCGCCTATGACCTGCGGACCGTGATCGCGATCCCGCTGCGGCGCACGCAAACCCTGTTCACGGAAAAATCGACGGACGATGACGCCCGGCGGATGGTGCGCGGCGTGTTGTACCTGGACAGCCGGTTTGCCTCGCGCGACATCTCCGCCGTCGGCCACGATATCCTGCGCGCGATCGCCACGGAAGCTGCGGCGCTGGTGGAAAACGCCTACCTGGTGCAGGCCGAAGAAGCGGCACGGCGATATCAGCAGGAGTTGACCATCGCCGCCTCCATCCAGCAGCGGCTGATGACGGTGTCGATCCCGAACGTTCCCTTCGCCTCGATCAAGGCAACCAACCTGGCTTGCAAGGACGTCGGGGGCGATTTCTTCGACGTCGTCATGACCGAACACGGCTTGGCGGTGCTGGTGGCCGATGTTTCCGGCAAGGGCATTTCGGCGGCGCTGCTGGCCTCGATTCTGCAGGGCATGATCTATTCGCAACTCATTGCCAACATGCCGCTGGCCGAGATTGTCAGCACCGCGAACGCGTTCTTGTGCCGCAAGGTCATGGGGCAGAAATACGCCACCCTGTTGCTCTGCCGCTTGACGCTCGACGGCGAGCTGGAGTACGTGAATTGCGGACACGTGCCGCCCGTGCTGGTGGCCGGCGGCGCCATCGAGCGGCCGAGGTCCGGCAACGTACCGGTGGGCCTGCTGTCTGGGGCGGAGTTTGAGTGCGCGAAAATCAAGCTCCAGCCGGGCGGGCGCTTCGTCATGGTGACCGATGGCGTGACCGAGGCGGAAGACGCGCAGGGAGAATTCTACGGCGACGAGCGGCTGGAGGAGTCCGCGAACTCCGATTCACCCTACGACTCCATCTTTTCCAGCGTGAAATCATTCTGCGGTGACACGCCCCTGAGCGACGACTGCACCATCCTGGAGCTGCTCTATAAGGGGCCGCTTGGCGCCTCGGCCGATCAATGATGCGCGTGCAAAAGGCGGTTGTGCATGGACCGAGGAGCCGATAGACCGAGAGACCGGCGAACGTTAGACTGACCGACGCATGCCTGCGGCGCCAGAGCTCTGTAAACTCACTCTCAGCGAAGCTGCGCCGCTCGTCTGCGCAAGAACAGTCTCCCCAGTCGAGCTGACGCAAGCCTGCTTGGGGCGGATCGAAAAACTCGGCCCGGTTCTGAATGCTTTCATCACCGT contains these protein-coding regions:
- the dnaX gene encoding DNA polymerase III subunit gamma/tau, coding for MAYQVLARKYRPQRFSDVIGQEHVTRTLKNAIERGRIAHGYIFSGHRGIGKTTVARILAMALNCRSADHPVAEPCGVCESCTEIRAGNAVDVIEIDAATNRGIDEIRELREAARYRPARDRFKIWILDEAHQITDAAFNALLKTLEEPPSHVIFMLATTQPEDIPQTIRSRCQHFSFHAVRFDEIVKQLRDIASLERVSADDNALAMLAEAGDGSMRDALSIMDQAIACCGERLTADMVRQLVGAVPSEILERLMNAVAGNSAEDVLQQVDRLLTEGHNPAHFARQMARFLRNAMVAKVAGTESPLLQISADERARVGRVAEQFSEEDLARFLQIMLRTHSELGYKQEQRFHLELGLLKLVHAQRLLPLEQILSEAQPTPTVVRASDPRTRIGDAGRAGTSRAGSGSAGTSQPSPFEIDRARKSAASPEWDPPRTPKSQTSGAPDGTSTVRGGGHAVEYQAATAEPAVAVESAPESLEEVSAEVVRKAVLSALENADFRALGSSILEPGTYTLEGATLVFKVSVTQTVADMSMNAEAQRVANQAASSAAGRPIKVKVVGGAATNGGTRPAPRPTNGPGARRRAADDPVVRRMQEKFSAQIRTVIDHRERK
- a CDS encoding YbaB/EbfC family nucleoid-associated protein, with the translated sequence MVGFNPKQLQELMSQAKRQYDDLQRKMQEIVVDASSGGGSVTVKMNGQKHVISITIDPETVKSGDVEMLQDLVTAAVNAAAHKVDEQMQSTVGGMLGGMGMPF
- the recR gene encoding recombination mediator RecR yields the protein MTKFAEPMARLIDELMKLPGIGAKSAQRLAFHILRSSDDDAEALAGAVRDIKARLRLCSVCNNITDVDPCSYCSSATRNQRLVCVVEEPTNIAAIEKTRQYNGVYHVLHGSVSPLHGVGPEHLRISNLVRRIDAGEVDEVILATNPTVEGEATAVYLSQQIKRPGVRVTRIATGIPAGSDIEYADEVTMLKSLEGRREI
- a CDS encoding response regulator, whose product is MTGTKGKPKVLVVDDEHVIADTLAIILNQHGFDASAVYTGTAAVERARRVKPDLIISDVIMPDMNGIEAAINIRKFLPACKILLFSGQAATADLLESARLQGHEFEILAKPVHPQDLLAKLRG
- a CDS encoding SpoIIE family protein phosphatase, whose translation is MSSMPATFLATDGATAPALLYVEGAEQRNIRMERLPFTIGRKTDKDLVIPDSRVSRDHAQIICEDGEYYVVDQNSRHGTFVNGIRCERHKLTRNDRIDFGARDGAYVVFDPDRPHTSSAAEFLSQISMMPGSTGSSDLEKLRLFLEAARKLNTTGVLSDVLMTLLDSTLKLTKAERGYVFLRGADGDLRLTAGRNAKGEALMDDSTISRSILEEAANTASEFMVSDTSSSSDLAGRNSIIAYDLRTVIAIPLRRTQTLFTEKSTDDDARRMVRGVLYLDSRFASRDISAVGHDILRAIATEAAALVENAYLVQAEEAARRYQQELTIAASIQQRLMTVSIPNVPFASIKATNLACKDVGGDFFDVVMTEHGLAVLVADVSGKGISAALLASILQGMIYSQLIANMPLAEIVSTANAFLCRKVMGQKYATLLLCRLTLDGELEYVNCGHVPPVLVAGGAIERPRSGNVPVGLLSGAEFECAKIKLQPGGRFVMVTDGVTEAEDAQGEFYGDERLEESANSDSPYDSIFSSVKSFCGDTPLSDDCTILELLYKGPLGASADQ